A DNA window from Paraburkholderia sp. IMGN_8 contains the following coding sequences:
- a CDS encoding tannase/feruloyl esterase family alpha/beta hydrolase, with translation MRFLQRGAAGRLLTALAGAAALLVMIAWPLGASAATGMANLPAVMPAMDCSAVASLDLSGVTDGTVTITSATLLPAGTSVGNTTLPTPVCDVKGSIGPGASLFELRLPTQGWTQRYLQTGCGGLCGNLSISAPMATTCVPVTNGQIAVAATDMGHEGGYDGSWALDPNAKIDFAYRAEHATSQVAKAIINKFYARPAKYSYFDGCSDGGREALMEAQRYPEDFDGIVAGAPANDLLVQNTFHHAWPAAVNVDPTTGKYILLASKLPLIHAAVLKACDNIDGVADGVIDDPQSCHFDPMTMLCAKGQAASTCLSQAEATVVRQIHDGATDANGAHLEQPISREWGSELNWNLFVPDTDAGPSGTIGFVLPFLRYLDYFNGSNPAATITDLKFTIDSFVKTVQTSNYLAATDPDLRQFASHGGKLILWHGLEDQHISPQSTLEYYHEMRKLMGHERFEQFARLYLFPGVAHCGGGNGPNVFDILTPVMAWTESGTKPGKVVASIVDTSGQTTRTRPVFPYPTVARYTGSGSTDDAANFVPYTPQGDSHVNWHWVGEWLYSPGYEASCQAQGSQLVCKGGNNWSSYHKSQRRWDDNPDQ, from the coding sequence ATGAGGTTCCTTCAGCGGGGCGCCGCCGGCCGATTGTTGACCGCGCTCGCCGGAGCTGCCGCTCTGCTTGTGATGATTGCCTGGCCGTTGGGCGCAAGCGCTGCCACAGGGATGGCAAACCTCCCGGCGGTCATGCCCGCCATGGACTGCTCGGCCGTAGCGAGCCTGGACTTGAGCGGGGTGACCGACGGCACAGTCACCATTACATCCGCGACGCTGCTCCCTGCGGGGACGAGCGTGGGGAATACCACACTGCCCACGCCCGTTTGCGACGTGAAGGGCAGTATCGGTCCCGGCGCCTCGCTGTTCGAGTTGCGCCTGCCGACTCAGGGCTGGACGCAACGCTATCTGCAGACCGGTTGTGGCGGCCTCTGCGGCAACCTCTCCATCAGTGCGCCGATGGCGACAACGTGTGTGCCCGTCACCAACGGACAGATCGCCGTGGCCGCGACCGACATGGGTCACGAAGGAGGTTACGACGGATCATGGGCGCTCGACCCCAACGCAAAGATCGATTTCGCCTATCGTGCTGAGCACGCAACTTCGCAGGTGGCCAAGGCGATCATCAACAAGTTTTACGCCCGGCCGGCGAAGTATTCGTATTTCGACGGTTGTTCCGATGGCGGCCGTGAGGCGTTGATGGAGGCCCAGCGCTACCCGGAGGACTTTGACGGCATCGTTGCGGGTGCCCCTGCCAACGACCTCCTTGTGCAGAATACGTTTCATCACGCCTGGCCCGCGGCGGTGAACGTCGATCCGACGACCGGCAAGTACATCCTGCTGGCGAGCAAGCTGCCGCTGATCCACGCGGCTGTATTGAAGGCGTGCGACAACATCGATGGCGTCGCCGACGGGGTGATCGACGATCCGCAATCCTGCCACTTCGATCCAATGACGATGCTTTGTGCGAAAGGACAAGCCGCGTCGACCTGTCTCTCGCAGGCGGAGGCAACTGTCGTGCGCCAGATACACGATGGGGCGACCGATGCGAACGGGGCTCACCTCGAGCAGCCCATCTCGCGTGAATGGGGTTCAGAGCTGAATTGGAATTTGTTCGTGCCGGATACGGACGCCGGGCCGAGCGGAACTATCGGCTTCGTTTTGCCATTCCTGCGCTACCTCGACTACTTCAACGGCTCCAACCCTGCCGCCACGATTACCGACCTGAAGTTCACGATCGATTCCTTCGTGAAGACGGTGCAGACTTCAAACTATCTCGCGGCAACCGATCCCGACCTGCGTCAATTCGCCAGTCACGGCGGCAAGCTGATCTTGTGGCACGGCCTGGAGGATCAACACATCTCGCCACAGTCGACGCTTGAGTATTACCACGAGATGAGAAAGCTCATGGGTCACGAGCGGTTCGAACAGTTTGCCAGGCTTTACCTGTTCCCCGGAGTCGCGCACTGCGGTGGCGGAAACGGGCCGAACGTTTTCGACATCCTGACGCCGGTGATGGCGTGGACCGAGAGCGGCACGAAGCCCGGCAAGGTGGTGGCGTCGATCGTGGACACGAGCGGTCAGACCACACGTACTCGCCCGGTGTTTCCGTATCCGACCGTGGCCCGCTACACCGGCTCCGGCAGCACGGACGACGCTGCCAACTTTGTGCCGTATACACCGCAAGGTGACTCGCACGTCAATTGGCACTGGGTCGGTGAGTGGCTCTATTCGCCGGGCTACGAGGCCTCGTGCCAGGCTCAGGGCTCGCAGCTGGTCTGCAAAGGTGGCAACAACTGGAGCAGTTACCACAAGAGTCAGAGACGCTGGGACGATAACCCTGATCAGTAA
- a CDS encoding DHA2 family efflux MFS transporter permease subunit has product MNPSTQPGAPAPLTGARFALGTLAVALATFMNVLDSSIANVAIPTISGNLGVSVDEGTWVITLFAAANAVSIPLTGWLTQRVGQVKLFVWAILLFVFSSWLCGMAPTLPVMLAARILQGAVAGPLVPLSQALLLGSFPKEKSSSALSLWAMTATVGPIAGPALGGWITDSYSWSWIFYINIPVGLFAAGTIWAIYRERETPARKLPIDKVGLISLIAWVASLQIMLDKGKDLDWFNSPVIWALSVFALISFVFFLIWELTEEKPIIDLRLFAGRNFLGGTVAISVAYAVFFANLVILPQWIQGFLGYRSVDAGLVTAPLGIFAVILAPVMGKIMPKSDMRVLATLAFLGFAGVFFMRSHYNTGVDPFTLVLPTLLQGIPTALFFTPLTAIILSGLSPDKIPAAAGLSNFVRVFAGAVGTSLMSTGWDNRTILHHAQLVEQTSVNNPNFVDAIASLQTTLNAATPKALAFFEASLNQQATMLGLNDIFWLSAVIFIVIIPLIWVTKPGKGASAGAAGAGGH; this is encoded by the coding sequence ATGAACCCGTCGACACAACCCGGCGCCCCAGCGCCTCTGACCGGTGCCAGGTTCGCACTTGGCACGCTCGCCGTGGCGCTCGCCACTTTCATGAACGTGCTGGATTCGTCCATCGCCAACGTGGCGATTCCGACGATATCGGGCAATCTCGGCGTATCGGTCGACGAAGGCACGTGGGTAATCACGCTGTTCGCCGCGGCCAACGCCGTGTCGATCCCGCTGACCGGCTGGCTCACGCAGCGTGTTGGGCAAGTGAAGCTTTTCGTCTGGGCGATCCTGCTGTTCGTCTTTTCGTCCTGGCTGTGCGGCATGGCCCCCACCCTGCCGGTGATGCTTGCCGCCCGCATCTTGCAGGGCGCGGTGGCCGGCCCGCTCGTGCCACTGTCGCAAGCGCTGCTGCTCGGCTCGTTCCCGAAGGAGAAGAGTTCGAGCGCGCTGTCGCTGTGGGCGATGACGGCAACAGTCGGGCCGATCGCGGGGCCGGCGTTAGGCGGTTGGATTACCGACAGCTACAGCTGGTCGTGGATCTTCTACATCAACATTCCGGTGGGGCTGTTCGCCGCCGGGACGATCTGGGCGATCTACCGCGAGCGCGAAACGCCCGCCCGCAAATTGCCGATCGACAAGGTCGGCCTGATCTCGCTGATCGCGTGGGTCGCGTCGCTGCAGATCATGCTCGACAAGGGCAAGGACCTCGACTGGTTCAATTCCCCGGTGATCTGGGCGTTGAGCGTGTTCGCGCTGATCAGCTTCGTGTTCTTCCTGATCTGGGAGCTGACCGAGGAAAAGCCGATCATCGACCTGCGGCTCTTTGCCGGACGCAATTTCCTGGGCGGCACAGTGGCGATTTCGGTGGCGTATGCGGTGTTCTTTGCGAATCTGGTGATCCTGCCGCAGTGGATTCAGGGATTTCTCGGTTACCGCTCGGTCGACGCGGGGCTCGTGACGGCGCCGCTCGGTATCTTCGCGGTGATCCTCGCGCCGGTGATGGGGAAGATCATGCCGAAGTCGGATATGCGGGTGCTCGCGACGCTGGCCTTCCTCGGCTTTGCCGGCGTGTTCTTCATGCGCTCTCACTACAACACGGGCGTTGATCCGTTCACGCTAGTGCTGCCTACGCTGCTGCAAGGTATTCCCACCGCCCTCTTCTTCACACCGCTCACTGCGATCATCCTGTCGGGGCTGTCACCCGACAAGATTCCCGCAGCCGCCGGCCTGTCCAACTTCGTGCGGGTGTTCGCCGGCGCGGTCGGGACATCGCTGATGAGCACGGGCTGGGACAACCGGACGATCCTGCATCACGCCCAACTGGTCGAACAGACGAGCGTGAACAACCCGAATTTCGTCGACGCCATCGCCTCACTGCAGACGACGCTCAACGCCGCCACGCCAAAAGCGCTGGCGTTTTTCGAAGCGTCGCTGAACCAGCAGGCCACGATGCTCGGCCTGAACGACATCTTCTGGCTGTCGGCGGTGATCTTCATCGTGATCATTCCGCTGATCTGGGTGACGAAGCCCGGCAAGGGCGCGAGCGCGGGCGCAGCAGGCGCCGGCGGCCACTGA
- a CDS encoding MarR family transcriptional regulator, which produces MDHYTNESFMLTDSVGLTLTLARNMITAEMDAALKDLDISSQQMGIVLSLSRGVAATPFELSKLLGVDSGLMTRMLDKLETKGLLERSRSVDDRRVVNLTLTEKGEALATRIPEIAPQVLNARLKKFTSAEFEELRRLLHKFIGE; this is translated from the coding sequence ATGGACCACTACACGAACGAAAGTTTCATGCTTACGGACAGCGTCGGCCTCACGCTGACCCTGGCGCGCAACATGATTACGGCGGAGATGGACGCGGCCCTCAAGGACCTCGACATCAGCAGCCAGCAGATGGGCATTGTGCTGTCACTCAGTCGCGGCGTCGCGGCAACACCGTTCGAACTGTCGAAGTTGCTCGGCGTCGATTCGGGACTCATGACGCGCATGCTGGACAAGCTGGAAACGAAGGGTTTGCTGGAGCGTTCGCGTAGCGTCGACGATCGCCGCGTGGTCAATCTGACGCTGACGGAAAAGGGTGAAGCACTTGCAACCCGGATTCCGGAAATCGCACCGCAAGTGCTGAACGCGCGCCTGAAGAAGTTCACCAGTGCCGAGTTCGAAGAGCTGCGTCGCCTGCTTCACAAGTTCATCGGCGAATGA
- a CDS encoding HlyD family efflux transporter periplasmic adaptor subunit, which produces MSDTDTSDRKTADTDAVIENTSSAPAAPADNAPKATPPRKRKLLLSLLGIAVAAAGAAYSAYYITYGRYYQSTDDAYVSGNLVQLTPQVTGTVVAVNADDTQIVKQGDPVVTLDGADAKVALMNAEATLGQTVRQVSGLYVNNNFYAATVAQRAADLARANDDLHRREAVAGTGAVSAEDIAHARDAVNVAQAALDAARQQAEANHALTDRTTIEQHPNVQAAASKVRDAYLNYARNTLPAPVTGYVARRSVQVGQRVAPGTPLMAIVPLDGVWVDANFKEGQLRHMRIGQPVVLTADVYGSGVKYHGRVVGFSAGTGSAFAVLPAQNATGNWIKIVQRLPVRIQLDQHELEAHPLRIGLSMQVDTDTRDDSGTQLGAAVTTAYHTDVFAQYGAQADAEIAKIITQNEVASHTVAAAPSAKNVATRAQARNAG; this is translated from the coding sequence ATGAGCGATACCGACACGTCCGACCGCAAGACGGCGGACACCGATGCAGTCATCGAGAACACCAGCAGCGCACCGGCCGCACCCGCGGACAACGCGCCAAAAGCGACCCCGCCACGCAAGCGCAAGCTGCTGCTCTCGCTCCTCGGCATAGCCGTAGCGGCAGCGGGCGCGGCGTACAGCGCGTACTACATCACATACGGCCGTTATTACCAGTCGACTGACGACGCCTACGTCAGCGGCAATCTCGTCCAATTGACACCGCAGGTCACCGGCACCGTGGTGGCGGTCAACGCGGACGACACGCAGATCGTCAAGCAAGGCGACCCGGTCGTCACGCTCGACGGCGCCGATGCGAAAGTCGCGTTGATGAACGCCGAGGCGACGCTTGGCCAGACCGTGCGACAAGTCAGCGGCCTTTACGTGAACAACAATTTCTATGCGGCAACGGTGGCCCAACGCGCGGCGGACCTCGCTCGCGCCAACGACGATCTGCACCGGCGTGAGGCCGTCGCCGGCACGGGTGCGGTGTCTGCCGAAGACATTGCTCACGCCCGCGATGCGGTGAACGTCGCCCAGGCCGCGCTCGACGCTGCCCGCCAGCAGGCTGAAGCCAATCACGCACTGACCGACCGCACGACGATCGAACAGCATCCGAATGTGCAGGCCGCTGCGTCGAAGGTCCGCGATGCCTACCTGAACTACGCACGCAACACGTTGCCGGCACCCGTCACCGGTTATGTCGCTCGCCGCTCGGTGCAGGTCGGGCAGCGCGTCGCGCCGGGTACGCCGCTGATGGCGATCGTGCCGCTCGACGGTGTGTGGGTCGATGCGAACTTCAAGGAAGGGCAACTCAGGCATATGCGCATCGGTCAGCCTGTCGTACTGACGGCCGATGTGTACGGCTCCGGCGTCAAATACCACGGCCGGGTAGTGGGTTTCTCAGCGGGCACGGGCAGCGCCTTTGCCGTGTTGCCGGCGCAGAACGCCACGGGCAACTGGATCAAGATCGTCCAGCGTCTGCCGGTACGTATCCAACTCGATCAGCATGAACTCGAAGCGCATCCGTTGCGTATCGGCCTGTCCATGCAAGTCGACACCGATACCCGCGACGATTCCGGCACGCAACTCGGCGCCGCGGTCACGACGGCCTATCACACCGATGTATTTGCGCAGTACGGTGCGCAGGCCGACGCAGAGATCGCGAAGATCATTACCCAGAACGAGGTGGCGTCGCACACGGTTGCCGCAGCGCCGTCAGCGAAGAACGTTGCGACGCGCGCTCAGGCGCGCAACGCGGGTTGA
- a CDS encoding class I SAM-dependent methyltransferase, whose amino-acid sequence MNSNASPSQSDVWSDWLLHTRHADDPEQERALHAELEQHADRVLDGARLASGMTLADIGSGDGLIALRAINRIGPSLRVVMADISEPLLRHAEALAVQRDVRDQCTFVQCSADALKGIDDASVDAVTTRAVLAYVPDKIAALREFHRILRPGGRISIAEPILRDDAFEASSLKTFVDALPPESDEPFFRLLHRWKVAQFPDTEEKISASPLTNYSERDLVRFALDTGFADIHMEFHIDVRPSAVTSWEVLLGTSPHPWAPSLGVILAEQFTVEERQFFEQVFRAHVEGRQLVTAERTAYLTATKTMR is encoded by the coding sequence ATGAACAGCAACGCTTCCCCTTCGCAATCCGATGTGTGGTCCGATTGGCTCCTGCATACCCGGCACGCCGATGATCCAGAGCAAGAACGAGCCCTCCATGCCGAACTCGAACAACACGCCGATCGTGTCCTCGACGGCGCGCGGCTTGCCTCAGGTATGACGCTCGCGGACATCGGCTCCGGCGATGGCCTGATTGCCTTGCGCGCCATCAACCGCATCGGTCCATCGCTGCGCGTGGTCATGGCGGACATTTCGGAACCCCTGCTTCGTCACGCTGAAGCGCTCGCGGTTCAACGTGACGTCCGGGATCAGTGCACCTTCGTTCAATGCTCCGCCGACGCACTCAAAGGCATTGACGATGCCTCAGTCGATGCCGTCACGACTCGGGCTGTACTCGCTTATGTACCCGACAAGATTGCCGCTTTGCGGGAATTCCACCGGATTCTGCGGCCGGGTGGCCGAATCTCGATTGCTGAACCTATTCTTCGCGACGATGCATTCGAGGCGAGCTCTTTAAAGACCTTCGTCGACGCGCTCCCCCCGGAATCGGACGAACCGTTCTTTCGCCTTCTGCATCGCTGGAAAGTGGCGCAATTTCCCGATACAGAGGAAAAGATTTCCGCGAGTCCACTGACCAACTATAGTGAACGCGATCTGGTCCGCTTCGCGCTCGATACAGGATTCGCGGACATTCACATGGAATTCCACATCGACGTACGCCCCTCTGCGGTCACCTCCTGGGAGGTGCTGCTTGGCACTTCGCCCCACCCTTGGGCTCCGTCGCTCGGGGTCATTCTCGCCGAGCAGTTCACGGTGGAAGAACGACAATTCTTCGAACAGGTTTTCCGCGCGCATGTCGAGGGTCGCCAGTTGGTCACGGCTGAGCGCACCGCTTACCTTACCGCAACGAAAACCATGCGGTGA
- a CDS encoding DUF3348 domain-containing protein, whose protein sequence is MVQAPQRTAFSGPTLIRLLARLTDIDVPESRQSLSDRLSQWLGWTDAIALSAALNGNPPAAASGARANGHAEENECARVRTSLANAIVGDSAFANARRRGSAQAPLQEAPVDAAVDYAVFRQRYLSMQQAMETGIGSLRGRLRGTLATRTPGLARLAAVDAVMERALSAREQSLLGAVPGLLGGHFERLRQAGQETLADAQASGAAAAVTPNAWLDVFRKDMQSVLLAELEVRFQPVEGLLAALRTS, encoded by the coding sequence ATGGTGCAAGCCCCACAGCGCACAGCTTTCAGCGGCCCGACGCTCATACGCTTACTTGCGCGCCTGACGGACATCGATGTTCCCGAATCCAGACAATCGCTCTCGGACCGGCTGAGCCAATGGCTTGGCTGGACCGACGCGATCGCGCTGTCCGCGGCGCTGAACGGCAATCCGCCTGCCGCAGCCTCCGGCGCGCGAGCCAACGGCCACGCTGAAGAGAACGAGTGCGCCCGTGTGCGCACCTCGTTGGCGAATGCCATCGTCGGCGATAGCGCGTTCGCCAACGCGAGGCGGCGCGGGTCCGCGCAAGCGCCCCTGCAGGAAGCCCCTGTGGATGCAGCCGTCGATTACGCGGTTTTTCGTCAGCGCTATCTATCCATGCAGCAGGCGATGGAGACGGGCATCGGCAGCCTGCGCGGCCGCCTGCGGGGCACGCTGGCGACCAGGACGCCCGGCCTGGCCCGGCTCGCGGCGGTGGATGCCGTCATGGAGCGCGCGCTGAGCGCGCGCGAGCAGAGTCTGCTGGGCGCCGTGCCCGGGTTGCTCGGCGGGCACTTCGAGCGTTTGCGCCAGGCCGGGCAGGAGACGCTGGCCGACGCTCAAGCCTCAGGGGCCGCCGCCGCGGTCACGCCCAATGCATGGCTGGATGTGTTCCGCAAGGATATGCAGAGCGTGTTGCTCGCCGAATTGGAAGTTCGTTTTCAACCGGTCGAAGGGTTGCTCGCGGCCCTTCGCACCAGCTAA
- a CDS encoding DUF802 domain-containing protein has protein sequence MSRYLLNLVVFVVGLAAVCWIGAGYVGSNPLALAVTLLVGACYLAGALELRRYSQATSALARAVTGLSEPPSSLGTWLDQLHPSLRNAVRLRIEGERVALAGPALTPYLVGLLVLLGMLGTLLGMVATLRGTGMALESATDLQAIRDSLAAPIKGLGFAFGTSIAGVATSAMLGLLSALCRRERIQAAQMLDVKIATTLRIYSQTHQREERFKLLQRQADVMPTLVDRLQTMMAAIEQQSLALNERQIASQDAFHGKTEAAYTRLASSVEHSLKESVAESARVAGAALQPVVEATMAGLARETASLYDTVTHAVQRHLDGLSNGFEATTTTVADIWNQALAGHQRSGEALVQDLRTSLDRFTETFEQRSAGLLDGVSVRLEATAGSVSEAWNQALTRQEHLGEKLASHNQQALATAAATFEQHSASLLRTVDQSHTALQAELASRDQQRLAAWTETLGSMAATLSKEWEQAGTRTASRQQEICDTLAQTARDISAQTQAHASNTIGEISRLVQAASEAPRAAAEVVAELRQKLSDSMVRDTAMLEERSRLLATLETLLDAVNHASTEQRSAVDALVATSADLLDRVGTQFTDKVELETGKLGAVAAQVTGSAVEVASLGEAFGVAVQLFGESNDKLVAHLQRIEAALDKSLARSDEQLAYYVAQAREVIDLSMMSQKQIVEDLQQLAGQRASVGAEAA, from the coding sequence ATGTCCAGATATCTTTTGAATCTTGTTGTTTTTGTTGTTGGTCTGGCCGCCGTGTGCTGGATCGGCGCCGGCTACGTCGGTTCGAACCCGTTGGCGCTGGCCGTCACCCTGTTGGTTGGCGCCTGCTACCTGGCGGGCGCGCTCGAGCTGCGACGCTACAGCCAGGCCACTTCCGCCTTGGCGCGGGCCGTCACGGGCCTGTCCGAACCACCGTCCAGCCTGGGCACCTGGCTCGACCAATTGCATCCCAGCCTGCGCAATGCGGTGCGCCTGCGCATCGAGGGTGAGCGCGTGGCCTTGGCCGGCCCGGCGTTGACGCCGTATCTAGTTGGCTTGCTGGTGTTGCTGGGCATGCTGGGCACGCTGCTCGGCATGGTGGCGACCTTGCGGGGCACCGGCATGGCGCTGGAAAGCGCGACGGACTTGCAGGCTATCCGGGATTCGCTGGCCGCACCGATCAAGGGGCTGGGATTTGCGTTCGGCACCTCGATTGCGGGCGTGGCCACCTCCGCCATGCTCGGGCTGCTTTCCGCGTTGTGCCGGCGCGAGCGGATCCAGGCAGCGCAGATGCTCGATGTGAAGATCGCGACGACATTGCGCATCTATTCGCAGACCCATCAGCGCGAGGAACGCTTCAAGCTTCTGCAGCGGCAGGCCGACGTGATGCCCACGCTGGTCGACCGGCTGCAGACGATGATGGCGGCTATCGAACAACAGAGCCTGGCCTTGAACGAGCGGCAGATCGCCAGCCAGGACGCCTTCCACGGCAAGACAGAGGCCGCTTACACCCGCCTCGCTTCCTCGGTGGAGCATTCGTTGAAGGAGAGCGTCGCCGAAAGTGCCCGCGTCGCCGGCGCGGCGCTGCAGCCGGTCGTGGAGGCCACGATGGCGGGTCTCGCGCGCGAGACGGCCTCGTTGTACGACACCGTCACGCACGCCGTGCAGCGGCACCTGGACGGCCTGTCGAATGGTTTCGAGGCGACGACGACGACCGTCGCGGATATCTGGAACCAGGCACTGGCGGGGCACCAGCGATCGGGCGAGGCGCTTGTCCAGGACCTGCGCACCTCGCTGGATCGATTCACCGAAACCTTCGAGCAACGCTCGGCCGGCCTGCTGGACGGCGTCTCCGTGCGCCTGGAAGCCACGGCAGGCAGTGTGTCGGAGGCGTGGAACCAGGCGTTGACGCGGCAAGAACACCTCGGCGAGAAGCTGGCAAGCCACAACCAGCAAGCCTTGGCGACCGCTGCAGCGACCTTCGAGCAGCACTCGGCGTCGCTGCTACGCACCGTGGACCAGTCGCATACGGCCTTGCAGGCGGAATTGGCTTCGCGCGACCAGCAACGGCTGGCGGCCTGGACCGAGACGCTCGGTTCGATGGCCGCTACGTTGAGTAAGGAGTGGGAGCAGGCGGGCACGCGTACCGCAAGCCGCCAGCAGGAAATCTGCGACACGCTGGCGCAAACCGCACGCGATATATCGGCCCAGACGCAGGCGCACGCCAGCAACACGATCGGCGAGATCTCCCGGCTCGTGCAAGCCGCGTCGGAGGCCCCCAGGGCCGCGGCCGAAGTCGTCGCCGAACTGCGCCAGAAGCTCTCCGACAGCATGGTCCGCGACACCGCGATGCTGGAGGAGCGCAGCCGCCTGCTGGCAACGCTGGAAACCCTGCTCGATGCCGTGAACCATGCCTCCACTGAGCAGCGCTCAGCCGTTGACGCGCTGGTTGCGACATCGGCGGATCTTCTGGATCGGGTCGGCACGCAGTTCACCGACAAGGTCGAGCTCGAGACCGGGAAGCTGGGCGCCGTTGCCGCCCAGGTCACCGGCAGCGCGGTCGAGGTGGCGAGCCTGGGTGAAGCATTTGGCGTGGCCGTCCAGTTGTTCGGCGAGTCGAACGACAAGCTGGTGGCCCACCTGCAGCGTATCGAAGCCGCGCTGGACAAGTCCCTCGCGCGCAGTGACGAACAACTTGCCTATTATGTGGCGCAGGCCAGGGAAGTCATCGACCTGAGCATGATGTCGCAGAAGCAGATCGTCGAAGACCTGCAACAGCTCGCCGGCCAGCGGGCGTCCGTCGGAGCCGAAGCGGCATGA
- a CDS encoding efflux transporter outer membrane subunit, giving the protein MNKQSSQTGGASRVTKLGVSVIFAAVLSACANYAGIHSDKQMAEPKQFETTQSLPAESGHWPAADWADQFGDAQLKALLAEALKGSPTLAQARARVAQAQAFSETAKASTLPRVDANYSLTRQQYSGNALVPPPYAGSWQTENKGLLSASYDLDLWGKNREALKAALSQVQASQADAEVVKLTLNTSIARTYNQFARLYALRDIAQQEVTRREQIDRITAGRIATGLDTEVERKTAQANLATSHANLAALDGSILTTRYQLAALLGAGPDRGLTIARPALGIGDEVRLPDNLPADLVSRRPDIVAARWRVDALTHEVKEAKAEFYPDINLSVAMGLDAFGFGRFLTAASRTGSAGAAIHLPIFDGGELRAQLKGRYAEFDYAVAGYNQTLITALTDVATQLAQIRSSDAQLADAQAAQDAARSADQLAITQYKAGLTNQLTVLNADMNALNADQAVADLKMNRRDQQIALASALGGGYVDTSKDETRRADAAAQSSPVVAAR; this is encoded by the coding sequence ATGAATAAACAGTCTTCTCAAACCGGTGGCGCCTCCCGTGTGACGAAACTGGGCGTATCCGTGATCTTCGCTGCCGTGCTCTCCGCTTGTGCCAACTACGCCGGCATCCACAGCGACAAGCAGATGGCCGAGCCGAAGCAGTTCGAAACCACACAAAGCCTGCCGGCCGAAAGCGGTCACTGGCCGGCTGCGGACTGGGCCGACCAGTTCGGCGACGCGCAGCTGAAGGCACTGCTCGCCGAAGCCCTCAAGGGTAGCCCGACGCTCGCGCAGGCCCGCGCCCGGGTCGCCCAGGCGCAGGCGTTCAGCGAAACCGCGAAGGCCAGCACGCTGCCGCGCGTCGACGCGAACTACTCGCTCACGCGCCAGCAGTACAGCGGCAACGCGCTCGTGCCGCCGCCCTACGCCGGCTCCTGGCAGACCGAGAACAAGGGGCTGTTGAGCGCTTCCTACGACCTCGACCTGTGGGGCAAGAACCGGGAAGCGCTGAAGGCGGCCCTGTCGCAGGTGCAGGCAAGCCAGGCTGACGCCGAAGTCGTCAAGCTCACGCTGAATACGTCGATTGCACGCACCTACAACCAGTTCGCCCGTCTGTATGCCCTGCGCGACATCGCGCAGCAGGAGGTTACGCGCCGCGAACAGATCGACCGCATCACGGCGGGTCGCATCGCGACCGGACTCGATACCGAAGTGGAGCGTAAAACCGCGCAGGCCAATCTCGCCACGAGCCATGCCAATCTCGCGGCGCTCGACGGCAGCATTCTGACCACGCGTTATCAGCTGGCCGCGTTGCTCGGGGCAGGTCCGGATCGCGGTCTGACGATCGCGCGCCCGGCGCTCGGTATCGGCGACGAAGTACGTCTGCCGGACAACCTGCCGGCGGATCTGGTGAGCCGCCGCCCGGATATCGTCGCGGCCCGCTGGCGCGTCGACGCGCTCACGCACGAGGTAAAGGAAGCCAAGGCCGAGTTCTACCCGGACATCAACCTGAGCGTGGCCATGGGTCTCGACGCGTTCGGCTTCGGCCGGTTCCTCACCGCCGCGAGCCGCACGGGTTCGGCAGGCGCCGCGATCCATCTGCCGATCTTCGATGGCGGTGAATTGCGCGCGCAACTGAAAGGCCGTTACGCCGAATTCGACTATGCGGTGGCCGGTTACAACCAGACGCTGATTACCGCGCTGACCGACGTTGCTACGCAGCTTGCGCAGATCCGTTCGAGCGATGCACAACTCGCCGATGCACAGGCCGCGCAAGACGCCGCTCGCAGCGCCGACCAACTGGCGATCACGCAATACAAGGCCGGCCTGACCAACCAGCTGACCGTGCTCAATGCCGACATGAATGCGTTGAACGCCGATCAGGCCGTTGCCGATCTGAAGATGAACCGCCGCGACCAGCAGATCGCACTCGCTTCCGCACTCGGCGGCGGTTATGTCGATACATCGAAAGATGAAACCCGTCGCGCGGACGCTGCCGCGCAATCCAGCCCCGTGGTCGCCGCGCGTTGA